A DNA window from Desulfovibrio intestinalis contains the following coding sequences:
- the murJ gene encoding murein biosynthesis integral membrane protein MurJ: MGLLSAKQRMGAAALILAASTIISRLMGLVRDKVISWQFGAGGEADMYFAAFVVPDIINYMLAGGFMSITIIPLLSRRFQEDEDDAWSFFSCVFCWMATASIALTFVGMLAAEPLARLIAPGFTPEQWLRLAFFMRIVLPAQIFFLCGACITALLFLRRQFRVPALAPIIYNGGIILGGLALPWLAGLAPVQSILSPALLKHLEGMTGYCAGVTVGAAIGTFVLPLMVAMQDGMRLRPVWRHPLMGKFLVTALPLMLGQTIMMLDEQFLRVFGSLVGDGAVSLLNYARRITQVPVGLMGQAAAVASYPFLVKLLTEGDREGFDRTLRTALRASLGLIIPCALAMTACAGPILGVIFQGGRFGPAETLAATPLTQIMLAATPFWIIYMVLVRAYYAHGDTITPAVTGTIMTAVCLPIYYYWAVPHGAWAIAALSGLSVSLYVLWLMALWARRQGKGAFTGLRDLTLRALACSLPGAAAAWWLSAYTLNQAADLGLHALWAALLALALGGCAFLLLFLPLCLWLAPAIMEPVLRRLRRV; this comes from the coding sequence ATGGGTCTACTGTCTGCAAAGCAGCGTATGGGTGCGGCGGCCCTTATTCTGGCCGCCAGCACCATTATTTCGCGTCTTATGGGCCTTGTGCGCGACAAGGTCATCTCGTGGCAATTCGGCGCCGGGGGAGAGGCGGACATGTACTTTGCCGCCTTTGTGGTGCCAGACATCATCAATTACATGCTGGCTGGCGGCTTTATGTCCATCACCATCATCCCCCTGCTGTCACGCCGCTTTCAGGAGGATGAGGACGACGCCTGGAGCTTTTTTTCCTGCGTGTTCTGCTGGATGGCTACGGCTTCCATTGCGCTGACATTCGTAGGCATGCTGGCCGCCGAACCTTTGGCCCGCCTGATAGCCCCCGGCTTTACGCCGGAGCAGTGGCTGCGGCTCGCCTTTTTCATGCGTATTGTGCTGCCTGCGCAAATTTTCTTTCTCTGCGGGGCTTGTATAACGGCCCTGCTTTTTCTGCGGCGGCAGTTCCGCGTACCCGCGCTTGCTCCTATCATCTATAACGGCGGCATCATTCTTGGCGGCCTTGCCTTGCCCTGGCTGGCCGGGCTGGCCCCGGTGCAGAGTATCCTGTCTCCGGCCCTGCTCAAGCACCTTGAGGGCATGACGGGCTATTGCGCGGGCGTTACCGTTGGAGCCGCCATCGGCACCTTTGTTCTGCCGCTTATGGTTGCCATGCAGGACGGCATGCGCCTGCGCCCCGTGTGGCGGCACCCCCTTATGGGAAAATTTCTTGTCACTGCCCTTCCCCTCATGCTGGGCCAGACCATCATGATGCTGGATGAGCAGTTTTTGCGAGTCTTCGGGTCGCTGGTGGGCGATGGAGCCGTAAGCCTGCTCAACTACGCGCGGCGCATCACGCAAGTACCTGTGGGCCTTATGGGGCAAGCCGCCGCCGTGGCATCCTATCCTTTCCTGGTCAAACTGCTGACCGAAGGCGACAGAGAGGGGTTTGACCGTACCCTGCGCACGGCGTTGCGGGCAAGCCTGGGGCTTATCATCCCCTGCGCTCTGGCCATGACGGCCTGCGCCGGGCCTATTCTTGGTGTCATTTTTCAGGGCGGCCGCTTTGGCCCTGCCGAAACCCTGGCCGCCACGCCCCTGACACAAATCATGCTGGCCGCCACGCCCTTCTGGATTATCTATATGGTGCTGGTGCGGGCCTACTACGCTCACGGCGACACCATTACCCCGGCTGTCACAGGTACAATCATGACTGCGGTTTGCCTGCCCATCTACTATTACTGGGCTGTGCCGCACGGAGCATGGGCCATTGCCGCCCTTTCGGGCCTGAGCGTGAGCCTTTACGTGCTGTGGCTTATGGCTCTATGGGCACGTCGGCAGGGCAAAGGCGCTTTTACGGGCCTGCGTGACCTCACCTTGCGCGCCCTTGCCTGCTCGCTGCCCGGCGCTGCCGCCGCGTGGTGGTTGAGCGCCTACACCCTCAACCAGGCGGCAGATCTTGGCCTGCACGCCCTGTGGGCGGCCCTGCTGGCTCTTGCCCTGGGCGGCTGCGCCTTTTTGCTGCTTTTTTTGCCTTTATGCCTGTGGCTGGCTCCGGCCATTATGGAGCCTGTATTGCGAAGATTACGGCGTGTATAA